The following are encoded in a window of Helicoverpa armigera isolate CAAS_96S chromosome 24, ASM3070526v1, whole genome shotgun sequence genomic DNA:
- the LOC110383307 gene encoding 6-phosphogluconolactonase, with amino-acid sequence MSTIIVSDEQELVNKLASHIETIANDAIENRGKFFVGFSGGSVLNNLCECLQTVDTEWSKWVVAFCDERVVPENSEDSTFGTYKRELIPKTKLVEKQFIKIKQGVSAEEAAKDYTEQLTKAFGSEDFVFDLLLLGMGPDGHTCSLFPGHPLLNETSLKVASLTDSPKFPPERITLTFPTINKARNCMFAICGSSKAEMIQRILKDNDDDVPARRVKPHSGSLYWILDKHSAKNL; translated from the exons atgtccACAATAATAGTGAGTGACGAACAAGAACTAGTTAACAAACTAGCTTCTCACATAGAAACGATAGCTAATGATGCTATCGAGAACCGCGGAAAGTTTTTTGTCGGATTTTCTG GAGGTTCTGTATTGAACAACCTCTGCGAGTGTCTGCAGACCGTAGACACGGAATGGTCCAAGTGGGTGGTAGCATTCTGTGACGAGCGCGTGGTGCCAGAGAACAGCGAGGACTCCACCTTCGGCACATACAAGAGGGAGCTCATACCCAAGACCAAGCTGGTGGAAAAGCAGTTCATTAAGATTAAACAGGGAGTGTCAG CTGAGGAAGCTGCCAAAGATTACACTGAACAGCTGACTAAAGCATTCGGCAGCGAGGACTTTGTGTTTGACCTGCTCCTACTTGGCATGGGCCCAGACGGTCACACCTGCTCGCTGTTCCCTGGCCACCCGCTGCTGAACGAGACCAGCTTGAAAGTGGCTTCCCTCACTGATTCACCCAAGTTCCCACCAGAGAGGATCACACTAACATTCCCCACTATTAACAAAGCTAGGAACTGTATGTTCGCTATCTGTGGTTCTAGCAAGGCTGAGATGATTCAa CGTATCCTGAAGGATAATGACGACGACGTCCCAGCGCGCCGCGTGAAGCCGCACAGTGGCTCCCTCTACTGGATCCTGGACAAACACTCCGCTAAGAACCTCTAA